The DNA region tcttaaaatgtaaatggatggCTAAGGCTAACCAGCCATTTGAAGACACTTTAGCAAGAAAGAGTGAGGAAATAAGAAAGACAAAAGGATtgagagaaagattttttttaaagatatgataTAGTTACTAAGGAAAAAATCAGTACTTTCAGGGAAGAAAAAGTTTTTAATAGAGatgttaaaaaagtaaataagaggTTACATGATAAAGTTTAAGAAAGCATGGAAAAATCAGGGGAAATAAAAGGCAAAGAGATGGAACGCAGAACAGGAGAGAAAAGATAAAGCCAAATGATCAATCCAAGAGGTACAATACCCAATTGACAGGAATTCCAGAGAGggagaacagagaaaatggagagaaagaaattgtCCCAACAAATTTTCTGAACTGAAAGACAAAAGTTTTCAGATGGGAAGATCTCACAGATCTTGTATACAGTACAATAATGAAGAGACCTACTTCAAAGTTTATCATTGTGAAATTTCAGAAACCTAGGGAAAATGAGAAGTTCCTCAAACCTTCCAGGGAAGAAGCAGAACACGCACAAAGGACTGAAAAGCAGTTCTCTCAACTGCAATGACTTTAAGCTACTGAggggaaattatttcaaatccaGAGCTCTATATTCAGCTCTCAATTAAGCATGAGGGTAGAATAAGGACACGTTCAGATTTCAACAAATTTACCTCCCAAGCACCCTTTCTCAGAAAATTACTAAAGGACAAGGTACTCCACTAAATGAGGGCCCATACTAATAAAGAAGACACAGGACTCAGAGAACAGAGCatgtaataaaagagaaaagtataGGATGATGATGATATGCTTCAGGACAGTAATTATGGAACAGACAGAAAGAATCAGTAACTTACTGGAAAGCCAGAGTTAGGAAGATGTGGtccaagaaaatacaaaatgaaaatgaaaacaaagtaattcatcccagaaaaatgaaatttaaattgtTCAAATTTAAATTCAACACAAGCTATTTGGGAAAATGGACAgggcaagagagaaagagaaatagagagagagagagacagtgtgTGCTTGTGTTTTGGAAGGAGTTAAGTGCTAAGTTTCCATTTTCTATAAAACAGTCAGatgtctaaaaatgaaaaaaatcaatcaataaattgcAGTAAAAGCTTATGATTTAGAAACAGAGGAAATGGGCAGAGGCAGCAAATTGTTTGAAACTGCTGATAGTGAAATGTTTTTGGGGTAAGGAAGCAAGTTTGAAGACGGATGCAGCAGGGACCCTTGTTTAATCAGCTTTATAGCAATATGACCTATGGACACAtattagcaataaaaagaaaagttccaaATTACCTGCTTCATTTTCGGTTCATTATTTGGACCTAAAGCTTTAATTTGGAGGAATAATCATGCGATATTTTAAGAATGAAAGGTTAAGAAATTACataatgtaaacaaacaaacaaaaaaggataatAGGTAAGGCTAAATTAAGTAAAGgtggaagaaatggaataaaatgaggGTAACTACTATAAAGAGAAAGTTGATAAGGGATTTCTCGTACTCACCATCTCTCTAGCTATTTCCAGCGCTTCCTGCAGGCCATAGAGCCTGCCACAGACCAGGTAGATTCCATTGGCCCAGAGAATACAACCCTCATGGACCCAAAATTCATTGCTGTCAAGAGGTAGTTCAGGAATTTGTAACTCCAGCTCAGGGCCACCTTCTGAAGTGGTGGGCACGGAGGGTTTTGAGTCCAAAGCAGTCTTTTCGCTGCTGCCCTCAGTGGTTGCTTTTTTACAAGGGAGGCCCCTGGACAGTGATCGAGGGCCTCCGCCACAGTCTTCTGAGCGGTGTCGCCGCTTAAACCTGGGGTGGGCAGCCAGGCTCCTCTGCTCcttctgctgttgctgctgctcttcctcctcctcagtGTCCGTCTTGGAGCCATTAGAAGCACTTTTGTGCCGTACCTTAACTTTGCTCTGCATTTCCATGGCCCTCTTAGGAGGTGGATTTTTCGGAAGAGTGGCTGCATAATCTTGGGGATAAAAGGGTCCAAAGAGGTCACCCATGTTCCGATAACTGGCCCACTTGCCACACAGACAACAAACTAGGTGCCCCATAACAGAAGACTCTGTCACAACCGGTCCCTGTAGCATAAAAGATGAAGCTGGGAGCACCTTGCTTTCAGTGCTGCTGGGTGGAGGGGTCAGTGACCTCTGACCCTTCCGGCCTCTCACCAATTTGGTCTGTTCTTCTTCTTCAGCATTGATGATTGTACAGACGGCTCCAAGTTCACACTTATTTACTACATGGATATAAGGGAAAAAAGACTTGTTCTTGGCATCAGTTTTATCCAGTGGCTGGGTGGCATACTTTAGCTTGATCTCAGGTTCTTGGGGTTCTACAATGGGAACTGCTTGTTTGGTTTTCCGCTTCCTTGGCTGCCCCCCaggtttccttctctccctcctttgccTCTGCTTTTTTGGCTTTGGCTCTCCATCTGCAGAACCTTCTGGTATCTGACAGGGCTGTGGGGGGGGAGGTGGTGGCTGCTgttgtttcttttgcttattcACACTACCAATGGGtcttcccttcttctttcctgATGGGAAATATCCCTTTGGAGGAAAACCCTCTTGTTTGGGTGAAATTGTCACTGTAtcattctccttctcttcagcctTGGGGTTTGCCTCAGGAGCCAATACTGGAGATACATTCTTTGAGTCAGGAAAGAGTAAAGGTGCTGTCCCACTCAGGGAACCATCTGATCTCCCTTGGTTATTACCAGATTTCTGTGAGATTGTGGATATCATGGCACCAGGGGGTTCCTTTCCAGCAGCAACCGTTTCTGGATGTGTCTCTGTCTTTACTTTGTCATCCCCACTGCTACGCCACTCTTCTGAAGACCTTGGAAGAGGCTTTTCTATGTTCAGCTCCTGATTTGTTGGATTGACTAACTCAGATACCAAGtcaccttttcttttctccatctcagCTTCTTGGGCAGCAACACTCCCACCATCAGGAGGTCCACTCTTCAAAGATAGTATGTCATCAAGAGTAACTGTGTCTCCACCAGCCTCTGCACTGTTTGAGGATGCACTCCTTCTTATATTTGGAGATGTGATCTTCTGAACTATAGCTTCTAATTTCAATCCCCGACCTTTTCGTGGGGGCAGTATTTTGGTCTTAGCAGGGCTTGTGAGGGTAACAGCAGGGCAGTTTCTATTATCTGGACTTGGAAGATCCTTGGAGGATTCCCTCTTAGGGATAGACTTGATATCCTGACTGTGAGAAAGATGGGCATAGGAATTGAATGATTTATCAGCTCCTTCTTTTGATGGGGGAAGGAGGCGCCCTTTATCTTCAGTGTTACTGTTCTTCACATCCTGTGACTGTCTTTTACTGGGAATGGGAGAGATAAAAGAACGGACACGTCTCCTCATGATTAAGGGGTTTTGAGGAGAATGATCCTCCTGACCTGGGAGCCTTAGCATAACACTGCTAGGTTTGGATGACTGTGTTGACTCAGCCAGTCCATGTCCATCAGTTTCATGGGGTGGTCCATATCTCTTTTGATTAGACATTCCTGGAGGACCACTGCTTTTGGCCGGAGAATTTTGCCGAGAAAGATCCCAACAAGATTCCTGTAACTTCTGGGAACCATGCTTTAGTTCGATGCCTTTGTTAGGCAGACCATCACTAGACAAGAGACAGCGCCCAGCTTCCTGACTGCTGGGGTCATGGTAAGTCCCTACTGGCGGGCCATACATCATACCATCTTTGTCATTTTTCAGAGGGCTCCGCACTCTGTCAAGAAACTGTTGCTGCCTTGGGCTCTTCCGTGGTCCCTCCTGCCTGTGCTGTGCTGCAGCAATTACTCCCTGGGCAGAACTGCTGCTCCAGTCTTTATATTCCTCTTGTTGTTGTTGGTACATCTGTCTCTTATAATGCAGCTGAGAATTCAAACCTGCATTAGGGTCTCCATAAGCATGAGTCCGAGTGTTTGTGTGATAAGCAGAGGCTAGGCTTTCTGAGTTGGGAGAAAAGGGAGCATGTAAAGAACCCCTGTTGGCCCTCTCTGAAAAGGTCATGTGTGGGTTCATGTGATGAGGGTCGCCTCCTGGGCCCCTGCTCCTCCCAGGAgacatcttcaatttttctgaaaagtCATGATACTGAGAAGGAGACCGACCCCTCATGCCCTCCCGACCACCAATTCTGCCAGGGACCCGCCGCATGGGTGTGGGTCTACTGTCTTGTGGACCATAGTCTGACATGGAATCGTGAGCTGCTGCTCCAGGGCTGGCATTACCCCGGTAAGACTCATGTTTGATGCTTGTTGGATGGCAGTGGTCTCCAGATTTCTTGTTGTTGAAACTAGCTTGGGATTTGGATTGCTCAAAGTCTTCCTCTTTTATCTGCCCACTCTGGGATTTCAGCTTTGTTTCCATGGATACCAACCCACCTGGAAGAATGACTGACTGACTTAAACTTGGATTGAGACGTTCATTCCTCCCAATTCTGGTGTCAGCACCCATATGTCCCAGTGAGTGAGCCCCTGGCTCTCTGACAATCTGTCTCAGTGGAGATATATCACAGATCACTGATCTTCTTTCAGAGAGAGAACCCCCTGGCTCATGGGCTGATGACTGAGGCTCTATTTCAAACTTTCTGGGAATTGGATAGTCAGCCAAATTGATCTGCTTCATTTCAGAAGCTGTGCTGCTGGACTTTCTCTCCCAGGGGCCCCAATGGGGGTTTTCTAACAGAGACCCTATGCTTTTATTCAGAAGGCCCCTGCTAGTTAATTCATTAGTTTGACTAACTAAGATGTTGGGCCTCATGGCTCCTTCTAGGCCACCAGCCATCCCTTGATGCTCCTGAGTACTCCGAGAATATCTCCTGTCCGGGTGGTGGTGGTAACCCTGAAGCACTTCTTGCAAGAGGCTGGGGAACTTCTCATTTCTACCCTTTCGTTCCCCATGGCCAGTGAAATCTCCCTTTTCTTGTCCTGTAGGATACTGAGGAAAACCACTGACATTTCGTGGTACTGTTGGCCCAAAACTATCTTTGTAACTATAGCGCAGGCTTCCAGGAGATTTGCTAGGCTCAGTCCTGCCTGCAAAACCAGGACCCACTGCAGAGTGCCCACTCTGGCCATTTCCCTCTCCATTATGGTTGGAGTTATTATCTCCATTCTTGTTTCCTTTGCTCCCTCCCACTGGAGCCTCAGACTGTGAAAGTGATGTATGGCTGGTTTCCTTTGCCCCGCCAGTGCTAGGTGGCCTTTGAGTGGCTATAGGATCATCCTCTTGGGAGCCTTTATCTTGTCCACCTGTCTTTTCTACCCGACTTGCCATGGCTTCCCGGGAGACAATCACCCCAACTGTCTTCTCATTGACTTTCGTGTTGCCTTCAGATGACAAAGGTGTATCCTTAGTACCTGGTGAGGCAGTCTCTTCTCTTGCTGCAGGACTGGTACTGAGTCTGGGTGGTTCATTCTGAGTACCTTGCGCTGGTGAGGAGATAGCTTTTTCTGAGGCTCCACCCTTGTAGGTGGTATCAGAGCTAGTGCTCTGACCGCTTAATTGCCTCACTCTCTCGCCTTGATCCTCGGAACTGCTAGAACAGCCTCCATCCAGTGACTCTGCCATAGGGGACTTCAGTTGTTCTTCAGGCTGTGAAGAACCTTCGGAGTTTGTGCAGCTGTCTGCTTTCTTGGAAGATGAGGAGGGTCTCTTGGAGGTCTTCTTTTGAGGTGTCAGGGCATCAGAAAGTAACATGTGTTGGACGGTATTAGGAAGATTGGCCACCTGCGTACTCAGGGCACTCAAGCTACTCAATCCAGGGTCTGTTAGTCGCTTTTCTGGCACACCTTCTAGTCCAAACCCTTTAAAGCCTGCAGTATGAGAATTAGGACTGGGCATCATTGATGGGGTTGGACTGAGTTGAGGCATTAACTGtaaaattctgtttctggaaCCAATGGGTACACTGCCTTGCCCACACTGGAGATTCTCCCCACTTTGCATGAGAGGTGAGGGGGTAGAGCTACAGCTTGGAGACTGAACCACAGAGGCAGCTGGAGAAGGGTTAGAAATGGGGCTGAAGTTCTGGTGAAACTGCATGGGGGACCTCACAGGAACCTCAGGCTGGTTGTACTGCCCCACTTGGCTTTGGAGGGGTAGCTTGGTAGCAGCATTGGTATACTGCATCACATGCTGAGGGGGATGTTGCTGCTGCCCCTGCTGCTGCCCCTGCTGCTGCCCCTGCTGGGCCCCTTGTGGAATCTTCGcctgttcaaaatttttcatAGATTGAGGTTGATAACTATAATTTGACTGTGTTCCATATGCCTGTGCATTAGAACCCACATTATGTCCTTCAAACTGAGAACCAGCATTCACACTGTAACTGCCATCATAACTCTGTCCAGATTGGCTGAAGCGTTGTggtgaagggaaggaggaagaggaggaggaggcagaagaCTGGTAGTGTTGGCCAAACTGACCCACTCTTAACTGGTAACCAGTAGCAGACGATGGCAGAGTAGAGGGCCGCTGCATTGACTGTAAGTGGGAGGAGCCGGATGCTGGCTGACCAGTGGCTTGTGGCAGAGGCTGATGCGACTGGTAAAGCTGCTGTCTCAACTGCTGtacctgctgctgctgctgctggctggAAGCCTGCTGTTGGTACTGAGCACTCCCTGGGGAGAAAGGCCCTGTGTAATCCTGCTGATAATGAGACACACCACCAACAGCAGAGTGCTGTGCTTGAAATTGGCCCACATGACCCTCACTCCCATACTGATTGCTAAAGCTGCTCCCCTGGGGGGGTCCATAACTCTGCACAGGCCCAGAAGGCCTTCGTTGAGGAGGCTGTGGGGTTCCTGTCGTCACAGGGTCTTTGTTGCCTGCCATATAATAAAAGTCTCCAGCTTCTTTCCTGAAACCCTGGTAGCCTTGATGGCCAGAGGTCTCACTAGCCATTGCTGCAGTAGCAGCCGCTGTTCCTCGCCGTCCACCACCACTGCTGTTGCTACTGCTACTGCCGCTGCCACCTCCTCCCCCAAAATTCTGGAACATCTGGGCCTGACGAGGGCTGAACTCTTCAATCCGGGATGAACTGTGTACCTCCTGGGGGTAACTCTGCTGGTTTCCGTGGTAACTGCTTTGCTCCCGAAAGGACTGCATACTGTTCAGCAGCACAGCAGCAGGCCAACAGCCCTCCtagaaatgggaagaaaagaaagaaaaatattagacaAACACCTCTTCAGTACAAATAAAACCAAGTTTAGATCATGGAGGAGATAAGATAATTCAGATGCCCAGAATGATGCTGAATggtttgaatttcttcttcttttagttcttatcctttccatttctgataatGTAAGTAAGAAATCATCTAAGAATGGGACAGAAGTCTAtggaggatgaaaagaaacaatcTCTATACAGACAAATTCATTATAGTAAAAACCTCATTATTAGATAAATGAGACCCCCAAATTCAACTGTATTAAAATATAGGGCTGTGTTATTATGTCTATAGAAAACAGCAATTTTTAAACAAGTCTTCCAGTTACTATGTATGGGGGTGTTTGTGTGTGAGGAAAAAC from Tamandua tetradactyla isolate mTamTet1 chromosome 7, mTamTet1.pri, whole genome shotgun sequence includes:
- the TCF20 gene encoding transcription factor 20 isoform X5, whose amino-acid sequence is MQSFREQSSYHGNQQSYPQEVHSSSRIEEFSPRQAQMFQNFGGGGGSGSSSSNSSGGGRRGTAAATAAMASETSGHQGYQGFRKEAGDFYYMAGNKDPVTTGTPQPPQRRPSGPVQSYGPPQGSSFSNQYGSEGHVGQFQAQHSAVGGVSHYQQDYTGPFSPGSAQYQQQASSQQQQQQVQQLRQQLYQSHQPLPQATGQPASGSSHLQSMQRPSTLPSSATGYQLRVGQFGQHYQSSASSSSSSFPSPQRFSQSGQSYDGSYSVNAGSQFEGHNVGSNAQAYGTQSNYSYQPQSMKNFEQAKIPQGAQQGQQQGQQQGQQQHPPQHVMQYTNAATKLPLQSQVGQYNQPEVPVRSPMQFHQNFSPISNPSPAASVVQSPSCSSTPSPLMQSGENLQCGQGSVPIGSRNRILQLMPQLSPTPSMMPSPNSHTAGFKGFGLEGVPEKRLTDPGLSSLSALSTQVANLPNTVQHMLLSDALTPQKKTSKRPSSSSKKADSCTNSEGSSQPEEQLKSPMAESLDGGCSSSSEDQGERVRQLSGQSTSSDTTYKGGASEKAISSPAQGTQNEPPRLSTSPAAREETASPGTKDTPLSSEGNTKVNEKTVGVIVSREAMASRVEKTGGQDKGSQEDDPIATQRPPSTGGAKETSHTSLSQSEAPVGGSKGNKNGDNNSNHNGEGNGQSGHSAVGPGFAGRTEPSKSPGSLRYSYKDSFGPTVPRNVSGFPQYPTGQEKGDFTGHGERKGRNEKFPSLLQEVLQGYHHHPDRRYSRSTQEHQGMAGGLEGAMRPNILVSQTNELTSRGLLNKSIGSLLENPHWGPWERKSSSTASEMKQINLADYPIPRKFEIEPQSSAHEPGGSLSERRSVICDISPLRQIVREPGAHSLGHMGADTRIGRNERLNPSLSQSVILPGGLVSMETKLKSQSGQIKEEDFEQSKSQASFNNKKSGDHCHPTSIKHESYRGNASPGAAAHDSMSDYGPQDSRPTPMRRVPGRIGGREGMRGRSPSQYHDFSEKLKMSPGRSRGPGGDPHHMNPHMTFSERANRGSLHAPFSPNSESLASAYHTNTRTHAYGDPNAGLNSQLHYKRQMYQQQQEEYKDWSSSSAQGVIAAAQHRQEGPRKSPRQQQFLDRVRSPLKNDKDGMMYGPPVGTYHDPSSQEAGRCLLSSDGLPNKGIELKHGSQKLQESCWDLSRQNSPAKSSGPPGMSNQKRYGPPHETDGHGLAESTQSSKPSSVMLRLPGQEDHSPQNPLIMRRRVRSFISPIPSKRQSQDVKNSNTEDKGRLLPPSKEGADKSFNSYAHLSHSQDIKSIPKRESSKDLPSPDNRNCPAVTLTSPAKTKILPPRKGRGLKLEAIVQKITSPNIRRSASSNSAEAGGDTVTLDDILSLKSGPPDGGSVAAQEAEMEKRKGDLVSELVNPTNQELNIEKPLPRSSEEWRSSGDDKVKTETHPETVAAGKEPPGAMISTISQKSGNNQGRSDGSLSGTAPLLFPDSKNVSPVLAPEANPKAEEKENDTVTISPKQEGFPPKGYFPSGKKKGRPIGSVNKQKKQQQPPPPPPQPCQIPEGSADGEPKPKKQRQRRERRKPGGQPRKRKTKQAVPIVEPQEPEIKLKYATQPLDKTDAKNKSFFPYIHVVNKCELGAVCTIINAEEEEQTKLVRGRKGQRSLTPPPSSTESKVLPASSFMLQGPVVTESSVMGHLVCCLCGKWASYRNMGDLFGPFYPQDYAATLPKNPPPKRAMEMQSKVKVRHKSASNGSKTDTEEEEEQQQQQKEQRSLAAHPRFKRRHRSEDCGGGPRSLSRGLPCKKATTEGSSEKTALDSKPSVPTTSEGGPELELQIPELPLDSNEFWVHEGCILWANGIYLVCGRLYGLQEALEIAREMETRVKEPPPIT